One Echeneis naucrates chromosome 16, fEcheNa1.1, whole genome shotgun sequence genomic window, GTCCAGGACCACCAGATCCCAGGAGGACCGGAGTCCAGGACCACCAGAGTCCAGGACTAGATCCCCGGAGGACCGGGGTCCAGGACCACCAGAGTCCAGGACCAACAGAGTCCAGGAGGTCCGGGGTCCAGGACCACCAGAGTCCAGGACCACCAGAGTCCAGGACTAGATCCCAGGAGGACCGGGGTCCAGGACCACCAGAGTCCAGGAGGACCGGGGTCCAGGACCACCAGATCCCAGGAGGACCGGAGTCCAGGACCACCAGAGTCCAGGAGGACCGGAGTCCAGGACCACCAGATCCCAGGAGGACCGGGGTCCAGGACCACCAGAGTCCAGGAGGACCGGAGTCCAGGACCACCAGAGTCCAGGAGGACCGGAGTCCAGGACCACCAGATCCCAGGAGGACCGGAGTCCAGGACCACCAGATCCCAGGAGGACCGGGGTCCAGGACCACCAGAGTCCAGGAGGACCGGAGTCCAGGACCACCAGAGTCCAGGAGGACCGGAGTCCAGGACCACCAGATCCCAGGAGGACCGGGGTCCAGGACCACCAGAGTCCAGGAGGACCGGAGTCCAGGACCAGAGCCTTCTGCTCTGAAACTCTCACCGCCGATAAACGGAGCCAAACCGACGGTAAACGCCGGCAGTCAGCCGTCGGTCGTGTCGGTGAACACCTGAAACAGATCCGACACTCACCGGCATCAACATCACCGTCCGACCGTCCGGAAGCTTTCCGTCTCCGTCCAACTTCAGCGGCTGCTGTTAGCAAAGTTACCGGCAGGTATCCGTTAGCTGGCGGCTCCGCTCGGTTATTTCCCCCCAGGTGAGCCGGTAAAAGGCGGACTGTCACCAAATATGACCGAATATGAAATCCCCGGAGGCGTCAACGCGTCCAGGAGCCGCAGAGATGTTTGTTGTGGGTCCAGAAGGAAAcgtagaagaagaagacagggaGGCGAAGTGGAGCCTGTAGTTTTAAACAGCGCCGCCATTTTGTTCCCCGGTCGGCAGCGGTACTGCAGCCTGTGGAACAACAAGCTGTTTCCAACATACAAAGAAatgttcatctttttcttcagatttttatctcctgttttctttttgtttgttcgtttcaCCACAGAATTTCAACTCTTGAATGCTcataaacaaaatgtattattattatttaattcagGGTTGTTTCCAGGGGGAAAAAACTGTAAGTagttaaaagaaataattcattttcttatttaaatataaatagaataaagcaataaaataaattaataatatttgCAATAGATGAAGACCATAAATATGTCCAATGCAAATAAGAAATACTCATGGATTGTAAATTTTTGCAGTAATATACAATGTCAGCATATTAACACAGTATAGCGGTACAATATGTATGGATACATTTTTGATTACACAAAAGCACATTAGAAGGAAActgctgttaaaataaaaataaaaaattattgaaaaactgaaataatctAATCAGATAGTcaacataaataacacaaaattcTGAGCATTCAGTTGCACTGTTTCCCTGAATACACCTTTAACTGGCTAATTGGACTGGCTGGACTGGATTTCAAGAAAACACTTGTGGTGGCCATACATGAGCCAAAAGTACACCTGCTGGGTTCTTTGAAGTGCCAATTTACTGATCAGTAGGTGGTTTAGCAGGTGAGGAACACAAGTGCTCCCACAAAGATTGAACATGATTATAATTGCTGTGTCTAAATTgacagggaaagacagaaaaaatataaaagaactTTGGCCAGTTTATCTACAATGTACAActgtcttgtttgtttattgtgtttgatttaattgaCTTGTTTATAACAGCATGCAGCACAAGTGAACCCAAGGTGACCAGCATTTTGCTCCCCATAATGACAGATAATTAAATTATGATTATCCACATTCTTATGAGACATGTTCTTACAGATTGAGAATAGCATTATAgcgagaaaaagaaaaatgtgcacagTACGTCGGTCTTGGTAGACTGCTAATGGTTCCTTTTGCAATTATCCCTGACCAAAGAGTCTCTTTTAAATGTTGTAATTTTCCATAAAAGCACATGTAGTGGGCATAAAAGGCCAGTTTGAAAAGAagaatgaagaaatgaatgGGGGGAAGGATGTGAAATTATCCACTTTAAAATCTAAtggcattttccttttcaaatctGTCTTATGATGTAGACGTGTGTAcgtctgtatgtgtgcgtatgtctctgtattgtttgtgtgcatgagtgcATATGCTTGAGCAGTgcctgtgtttttctgtatagCCTCCaaattgtgtgcgtgtgtcagcGCGTAGTGTGTTTGTGCGGAGCAACAATAGCACACACAGCGGTAATTCAAAAAAGAAACTCTGTACTATCCacaagttgtttttctgttattttctctcTAATAAACAGCCTACAACACAGGACCCTCGCCTCAG contains:
- the LOC115056127 gene encoding proline-rich protein 2-like — protein: MAPRPDPRRTGVQDHQSPGGPGSRTNRVQEDRSPGPPESRRTGVQDQQSPGGPGSRTTRIPGGPGSRTTRVQEDRGPGPPDPRRTGVQDHQSPGLDPRRTGVQDHQSPGPTESRRSGVQDHQSPGPPESRTRSQEDRGPGPPESRRTGVQDHQIPGGPESRTTRVQEDRSPGPPDPRRTGVQDHQSPGGPESRTTRVQEDRSPGPPDPRRTGVQDHQIPGGPGSRTTRVQEDRSPGPPESRRTGVQDHQIPGGPGSRTTRVQEDRSPGPEPSALKLSPPINGAKPTVNAGSQPSVVSVNT